In one Nocardioides sp. NBC_00368 genomic region, the following are encoded:
- a CDS encoding potassium channel family protein, with the protein MTNVIRAMRDHPSAVLLLGQVVAILAYPFLDGSTAGRAGLGVLQLLLLLAAVAAVRLTPAFSWAACLFGGPATIFAVWESVAPNEGWVVLTSAFFHVPFYLFVSYAMIRYLFHDDVVTRDELFATGAAFTVVAWAFAYLYAAVQVIWPGSFGDHRQWFDLLYLSFTTLTSVGLSDIVPVLPHARSVVMIEQVAGVFYVALVVARLVGLAAARARRSEV; encoded by the coding sequence GTGACGAACGTGATCAGGGCGATGCGTGACCACCCCTCCGCCGTGCTCCTCCTCGGCCAGGTCGTGGCGATCCTGGCCTACCCGTTCCTCGACGGGTCCACGGCCGGCCGAGCTGGCCTCGGCGTCCTCCAGCTGCTGCTTCTGCTGGCGGCGGTCGCGGCCGTACGTCTCACCCCCGCCTTCTCCTGGGCCGCCTGCCTCTTCGGTGGTCCGGCGACGATCTTCGCCGTGTGGGAGTCGGTCGCGCCCAACGAGGGCTGGGTCGTGCTGACCTCGGCCTTCTTCCACGTGCCGTTCTACCTGTTCGTCTCCTACGCGATGATCCGCTATCTCTTCCACGACGACGTGGTGACCCGCGACGAGCTCTTCGCGACCGGAGCCGCGTTCACGGTGGTGGCCTGGGCCTTCGCCTACCTCTACGCCGCGGTGCAGGTGATCTGGCCCGGCTCGTTCGGCGACCACCGGCAGTGGTTCGACCTGCTCTACCTCTCGTTCACCACCCTGACCTCCGTCGGTCTCTCCGACATCGTCCCCGTGCTCCCTCACGCCCGCTCGGTCGTCATGATCGAGCAGGTCGCCGGAGTCTTCTACGTCGCCCTGGTCGTCGCCCGCCTCGTCGGGCTGGCGGCCGCCAGGGCTCGCCGCAGCGAGGTCTAG
- the panB gene encoding 3-methyl-2-oxobutanoate hydroxymethyltransferase: MSTNPSAEETAPYGNGAAASTTAGAPAKPVRKVRTHHLREMKQRGDKITMLTSYDMYTAQIFDEAGVDLLLVGDSASNNVLGNETSLPVTVDELLPLTRAVSRSAKRAMVVGDLPFGSYQASPEQGYLTAVRFMKEGGAHCVKLEGGAEMAPVIKKLTEGGVPVIAHIGFTPQSEHVLGGYRVQGRGDTSDRIIDDAKAVQEAGAFAVVMEMVPGEVAAQITKELDIPTIGIGAGPDCDGQVLVWQDAFGMRGGKMARFVKQYADVKSVLSDGAEAYISDVKGSTFPGPEHTF; the protein is encoded by the coding sequence ATGAGCACGAACCCCTCTGCCGAGGAGACCGCGCCCTACGGGAACGGTGCCGCCGCCAGCACGACTGCCGGCGCGCCGGCCAAGCCCGTACGCAAGGTGCGCACGCATCATCTTCGCGAGATGAAGCAGCGTGGCGACAAGATCACGATGCTCACCTCCTACGACATGTACACCGCCCAGATCTTCGACGAGGCCGGGGTCGACCTGCTGCTCGTCGGTGACTCCGCCTCCAACAACGTCCTCGGCAACGAGACGTCGCTTCCGGTGACCGTGGACGAGCTGCTGCCGCTGACCCGCGCGGTATCGCGCAGCGCGAAGCGGGCGATGGTCGTCGGCGACCTCCCCTTCGGCTCCTACCAGGCCTCGCCCGAGCAGGGCTACCTGACCGCGGTGCGGTTCATGAAGGAGGGCGGCGCCCACTGCGTGAAGCTCGAGGGCGGCGCCGAGATGGCCCCGGTGATCAAGAAGCTGACCGAGGGCGGCGTCCCGGTCATCGCCCACATCGGCTTCACCCCGCAGTCCGAGCACGTTCTCGGCGGCTACCGCGTCCAGGGCCGCGGCGACACCTCCGACCGGATCATCGACGACGCCAAGGCCGTTCAGGAGGCGGGCGCGTTCGCGGTCGTCATGGAGATGGTCCCCGGCGAGGTCGCCGCGCAGATCACCAAGGAGCTCGACATCCCCACGATCGGCATCGGCGCCGGCCCCGACTGCGACGGCCAGGTGCTGGTCTGGCAGGACGCCTTCGGCATGCGCGGCGGCAAGATGGCCCGCTTCGTGAAGCAGTACGCCGACGTGAAGTCGGTCCTCTCCGACGGCGCCGAGGCCTACATCTCCGACGTCAAGGGCTCGACCTTCCCCGGCCCCGAGCACACCTTCTGA
- a CDS encoding GNAT family N-acetyltransferase, translating into MLIRRERPEDVADIRAVTAAAFSGVEHSAPPIEPDGAPGEATLVGWLREDPGWIPELSLVAEVDAEVVGHVVATRGDLAGRPALGLGPVSVCPARQRDGVGSALMHAVLGGADAMGEPVVVLLGSPDYYGRFGFVPASSLGIEAPDPAWGDYFQARPLAAYEPGLRGQFSYAAPFDRL; encoded by the coding sequence GTGCTGATCCGACGTGAACGTCCCGAGGACGTGGCCGACATCCGGGCGGTCACCGCCGCCGCCTTCTCCGGGGTGGAGCACTCCGCCCCACCGATCGAGCCCGACGGCGCGCCAGGGGAGGCGACGCTGGTGGGGTGGCTGCGCGAGGACCCGGGCTGGATCCCGGAGCTCTCGCTGGTCGCGGAGGTGGACGCCGAGGTCGTCGGCCACGTCGTGGCGACTCGCGGCGACCTCGCCGGCCGGCCCGCGCTCGGTCTCGGACCGGTGAGCGTCTGCCCCGCACGTCAGCGCGACGGAGTCGGGTCGGCACTGATGCACGCCGTCCTCGGCGGCGCCGACGCGATGGGCGAGCCGGTCGTGGTGCTCCTCGGCTCACCGGACTACTACGGACGCTTCGGCTTCGTGCCCGCCTCGTCCCTCGGCATCGAGGCGCCCGATCCGGCGTGGGGCGACTACTTCCAGGCACGGCCGCTGGCGGCGTACGAACCGGGTCTTCGGGGCCAGTTCAGCTATGCCGCTCCGTTCGACAGGCTGTGA
- a CDS encoding GNAT family N-acetyltransferase codes for MRVREATTEDPDAVIHVGVTTWRATYPPITGQAYVEDGINKWWAPDAVLPGIRAGTVLVAEVDDRVIAMASYSLFEDHLMLWKLYVLPEVQGSGAGSALLGEVIARAGDLPVRLTHLVGNDRAHAVYERLGFVEAADTVPSPIDGGPEEIVMERSPG; via the coding sequence ATGCGGGTGCGAGAGGCGACGACGGAGGACCCCGACGCGGTGATCCACGTCGGCGTGACGACCTGGCGAGCGACGTACCCGCCGATCACCGGACAGGCGTACGTCGAGGACGGCATCAACAAGTGGTGGGCGCCGGACGCGGTGCTCCCCGGGATCAGGGCCGGCACGGTGCTCGTCGCCGAGGTCGACGACCGAGTCATCGCGATGGCCTCCTACTCGCTCTTCGAGGACCATCTGATGCTCTGGAAGCTCTATGTCCTCCCCGAGGTCCAAGGATCCGGCGCCGGTAGCGCGCTGCTGGGCGAGGTGATCGCCCGCGCCGGCGACCTGCCCGTGCGCCTCACCCACCTCGTCGGCAACGACCGCGCCCACGCCGTCTACGAGCGGCTCGGTTTCGTCGAGGCGGCCGACACCGTTCCCAGCCCCATCGACGGTGGTCCGGAGGAGATCGTGATGGAGCGCTCGCCGGGCTGA
- a CDS encoding 3-keto-disaccharide hydrolase, protein MTPITSPFGVPTFGVSMSHLLPARRTRTRLAVGSAVLGITALCLGGPVAAATATSAEATATAASCPAPDARPSVVFLDLDTGVDNSTLRSGCTVNDVIDDERTWPTHGAFVTHVRSVTAGLVATGEVTRAEASRLQSAAARSEVGKVEGYDQIFDGSAASFATWAYAGDGGFDLLPDGTIRSRAGAGGGFGTLWYPEREYGDFSLRLQFRDDAPGEARGNSGVQVRFPELWGPVDGCPTTFNGSETGNLSWIAVNCGHEIQVNDSPESGSNDPRKTGSIYGFADLTLAEARPTPKGTWNDLEIRVVGQHYTVIRNGVVINEFENLPGLPFPGRPNDPDSSSRGLTGHVGVQAHGSTPDVVSYRNIRIRELS, encoded by the coding sequence GTGACGCCCATCACATCCCCCTTCGGCGTCCCGACGTTCGGAGTCTCGATGTCTCACCTCCTCCCCGCACGCCGCACCCGGACCCGACTCGCCGTCGGGTCGGCCGTCCTCGGGATCACCGCCCTGTGCCTGGGTGGTCCGGTCGCAGCCGCCACCGCGACTTCGGCCGAGGCGACCGCGACGGCCGCGAGCTGCCCGGCACCCGATGCCCGCCCGAGCGTGGTCTTCCTCGATCTCGACACCGGTGTCGACAACAGCACCCTGCGCTCCGGCTGCACCGTCAACGACGTCATCGACGACGAGCGGACGTGGCCGACGCACGGCGCCTTCGTGACGCACGTGCGCAGCGTCACCGCCGGCCTGGTCGCCACCGGTGAGGTGACCCGGGCCGAGGCGAGCCGGCTGCAGTCCGCCGCGGCCCGCTCGGAGGTGGGGAAGGTCGAGGGATACGACCAGATCTTCGACGGCTCGGCCGCATCCTTCGCCACGTGGGCCTACGCCGGTGACGGCGGGTTCGACCTGCTGCCCGACGGCACCATCCGCAGCCGCGCCGGAGCGGGCGGCGGCTTCGGGACACTGTGGTACCCCGAGCGGGAGTACGGCGACTTCTCCCTGCGCCTGCAGTTCCGCGACGACGCACCCGGAGAGGCCCGCGGAAACAGCGGCGTCCAGGTGCGCTTCCCCGAGCTGTGGGGCCCGGTCGACGGCTGCCCGACCACGTTCAACGGCAGCGAGACCGGAAACCTCTCCTGGATCGCGGTCAACTGTGGCCACGAGATCCAGGTCAACGACTCGCCCGAGAGTGGCAGCAACGACCCCCGCAAGACCGGGTCGATCTACGGCTTCGCCGACCTCACCCTGGCCGAGGCGCGACCGACCCCGAAGGGCACCTGGAACGATCTCGAGATCCGCGTCGTAGGGCAGCACTACACCGTGATCCGCAACGGCGTGGTGATCAACGAGTTCGAGAACCTGCCCGGGCTGCCGTTCCCCGGTCGTCCGAACGACCCCGACTCCAGCAGCCGGGGCCTGACCGGCCATGTCGGGGTGCAGGCGCACGGCAGCACCCCGGACGTGGTGTCCTACCGGAACATCCGGATCCGCGAGCTGTCCTGA
- a CDS encoding NAD(+) synthase: MDFYSAYSHGFARVAACTIPISVADPAANAREVIAQARECSEEGVAVALFPELCLSGYSIDDLVLQRTLLDAVHAAISAIVVASEELLPVIVVGAPLRHGDRVLNTAVVIHGGEVLGVVPKSYLPNYREFYEKRWYSTGDDADGTIMLGGEEVPLSNGLLFRCTDVKDLVFHVEICEDMWVPVPPSAKAALAGATVLLNLSASPVTVGRSEARRLLVQSASARCAAAYVYTAAGPGESTTDLSWDGQTMVYELGELLGETERFPDSARRTVVDVDLERIRAERIRQSTFDDNRRAEGGYHSEIEFELAPPLTGDGLRRKVDRFPFVPDDPEKLALDCYEAYNIQVSGLEKRLQSIGPDTKIVIGVSGGLDSTHALIVAAKAMERLGRPASDILAFTMPGFATSDDTKSNAIHLMEALGTTYETLDIRPTATQMLKEIGHPAGNGEPVYDVTFENVQAGLRTDFLFRIANQRGGIVLGTGDLSELALGWATYGVGDQMSHYNVNAGVPKTLIQHLIRWVITTEQFDGTADEVLQAILDQEISPELVPGEELQSTEQKIGPYALQDFTLFHTVRNGFTPSKIAFLAWNAWHDVEAGEWPPGFPEGKRAAYEMKEIRSWLEVFVKRFFANQFKRSALPNGPKVSNGGTMSPRGDWRMPSDASPAAWLAEIEARVPVE; this comes from the coding sequence GTGGACTTCTACTCCGCCTACTCCCATGGCTTCGCGCGGGTCGCGGCGTGCACCATCCCGATCTCCGTCGCCGACCCGGCGGCCAACGCGCGCGAGGTGATCGCGCAGGCCCGTGAGTGCAGCGAGGAGGGCGTGGCGGTCGCGCTCTTCCCGGAGCTGTGCCTCTCGGGCTACTCGATCGACGACCTCGTCCTGCAGCGGACCCTCCTCGACGCGGTCCATGCCGCGATCAGTGCGATCGTGGTGGCCTCCGAGGAGCTGCTGCCGGTGATCGTCGTCGGCGCCCCGCTGCGCCACGGCGACCGGGTGCTCAACACCGCGGTCGTGATCCACGGCGGCGAGGTGCTGGGCGTGGTGCCCAAGTCCTACCTCCCCAACTACCGGGAGTTCTACGAGAAGCGCTGGTACAGCACCGGCGACGATGCAGACGGCACCATCATGCTCGGTGGCGAGGAGGTGCCGCTCAGCAATGGCCTGCTCTTCCGCTGCACCGACGTCAAGGATCTCGTCTTCCACGTCGAGATCTGCGAGGACATGTGGGTCCCGGTGCCGCCGAGCGCGAAGGCGGCACTGGCCGGGGCGACCGTCCTGCTCAACCTCTCGGCGAGCCCGGTCACCGTGGGGCGCTCCGAAGCGCGCCGCCTGCTGGTGCAGTCGGCGAGCGCGCGGTGCGCGGCAGCGTACGTCTACACCGCCGCAGGGCCGGGCGAATCGACGACCGACCTGTCGTGGGACGGGCAGACGATGGTGTACGAGCTCGGCGAGTTGCTGGGGGAGACCGAGCGGTTCCCCGACAGCGCCAGAAGGACCGTGGTCGACGTCGATCTGGAACGGATCCGCGCGGAGCGGATCCGGCAGAGCACTTTCGACGACAACCGTCGGGCAGAGGGCGGATATCACTCCGAGATCGAGTTCGAGCTCGCCCCGCCGCTCACCGGCGACGGGCTGCGGCGCAAGGTCGACCGGTTCCCGTTCGTCCCCGACGACCCGGAGAAGCTCGCGCTGGACTGCTACGAGGCCTACAACATCCAGGTCTCCGGGCTGGAGAAGCGGCTGCAGTCGATCGGCCCGGACACGAAGATCGTCATCGGCGTCTCCGGCGGGCTCGACTCGACCCACGCGCTGATCGTCGCCGCGAAGGCGATGGAGCGGCTCGGCCGTCCGGCGAGCGACATCCTGGCGTTCACGATGCCCGGGTTCGCCACGTCCGACGACACCAAGTCCAACGCGATCCATCTGATGGAGGCGCTCGGGACGACCTACGAGACGCTCGACATCCGGCCCACCGCCACCCAGATGCTCAAGGAGATCGGCCACCCGGCCGGCAACGGTGAGCCGGTCTACGACGTCACGTTCGAGAACGTCCAGGCGGGGCTGCGTACGGACTTCCTCTTCCGCATCGCCAACCAGCGCGGCGGCATCGTGCTCGGCACCGGAGACCTCTCCGAGCTGGCGCTCGGCTGGGCGACCTACGGCGTCGGCGACCAGATGTCGCACTACAACGTCAACGCCGGCGTGCCGAAGACCCTGATCCAGCACCTGATCCGCTGGGTGATCACCACCGAGCAGTTCGACGGCACCGCCGACGAGGTGCTCCAGGCGATCCTCGACCAGGAGATCTCGCCCGAGCTCGTGCCGGGGGAGGAGCTGCAGTCGACGGAGCAGAAGATCGGTCCGTACGCCCTGCAGGACTTCACCCTCTTCCACACCGTCCGCAACGGCTTCACGCCCTCCAAGATCGCCTTCCTGGCGTGGAACGCCTGGCACGACGTCGAGGCCGGCGAGTGGCCCCCGGGCTTCCCGGAGGGGAAGCGGGCGGCGTACGAGATGAAGGAGATCCGGTCCTGGCTCGAGGTCTTCGTGAAGCGCTTCTTCGCCAACCAGTTCAAGCGTTCGGCGCTGCCCAACGGTCCCAAGGTCTCCAACGGCGGCACCATGTCGCCCCGCGGCGACTGGCGGATGCCCTCGGACGCCTCGCCGGCGGCCTGGCTCGCCGAGATCGAGGCCCGGGTTCCCGTGGAGTGA
- a CDS encoding maleylpyruvate isomerase family mycothiol-dependent enzyme, whose protein sequence is MSSKSAIWSVVHTEREALIRDLETLAPARWTTPSLCTGWTVHDVLAHMIDVATTTRLGFVRRMIAARGDFDRDNQTGVDRERAEDPAATLASFRRVAGRTATPPAPLATRLVEEFAHGEDIRRPLGIRRDYPVEHVVTALRYLADTSQKWGGGKERAQRVRLVATDADVAIGTGPEVRGSAIALALALSGRSTEPGELTGPGRW, encoded by the coding sequence ATGTCGTCCAAGAGCGCGATCTGGTCCGTGGTGCACACCGAGCGCGAGGCGCTGATCCGCGATCTCGAGACCCTCGCCCCGGCACGCTGGACGACCCCGTCGCTGTGCACGGGCTGGACCGTCCACGACGTGCTCGCCCACATGATCGATGTCGCCACGACCACCCGGCTGGGGTTCGTACGCCGCATGATCGCCGCCCGCGGCGACTTCGACCGGGACAACCAGACCGGCGTCGACCGGGAGCGGGCCGAGGATCCGGCCGCGACCTTGGCGTCGTTCCGTCGCGTCGCCGGCCGAACGGCGACCCCACCTGCCCCGCTCGCCACCCGCCTCGTCGAGGAGTTCGCGCACGGCGAGGACATCCGGCGGCCGCTCGGGATCCGGCGCGATTACCCGGTCGAGCACGTCGTCACGGCGCTGCGCTACCTGGCCGACACCTCGCAGAAGTGGGGCGGCGGCAAGGAGCGAGCCCAACGCGTGCGCCTCGTGGCCACCGACGCCGACGTGGCGATCGGGACCGGTCCCGAGGTCCGTGGCAGCGCGATCGCGCTCGCGCTGGCCCTGTCGGGCCGTTCGACAGAACCAGGCGAGCTCACCGGACCCGGGCGCTGGTGA
- a CDS encoding alpha-glucuronidase family glycosyl hydrolase — protein MRVLPIRPARPLALLTVLALALTMLAVASASPAKAAGGPAPYPDDYDGSQMWLGYRPVEDERRLAEYRSLASSIVVENATADPVHRHTDDLGIEPGGSEKLVTSSLEAAREELIRGLGGMLGTDIPVAEDVSPGAVVVGTPTSSQVVRSEIPARDLGRLGSEGYLIRSVGGHTVIAGNTEVAALYGTYGFLRLMQTGRPISRVNDVEVPRVQDRWIDNWDVERLYAGNADTAKGPNTGGLAGEDGSIFNFAATGESADRNLPVILDRYVTVARALASVGINGFNINNVNARNAYITPEYIEQEAALADALRPYGIKLALSIRYDAPTDQRFAPDTLTRDQLDPTQAPFRDWWTRRATMIKEAIPDFAGFTVKANSEGQPGPQDFGFDHGDGANGMAAAVEPLGMQIKWRTFVYNADVDEDRLKRAYLEFGPIDDEVQPDGSRGRIADNVFLQTKNGPLDFQAREPVNPMFGRMENTNQAIELQITQEYTGQSTMLAYLGPMWQEVFNADTGATDESGRLLPKRKVGHIVDGTAQGQERTAIVGVGNLGNADNLTGHHFSQSNLFAFGRMAWDWTLDSRGIADDWTRMTWSGDSRTVNKIVAMMMGSWESVVSYQTPLGIGHQFGADIHYEPGPEETLGRPDWSPTYYNRADSVGLGYDRSAGGSGYSGQYFPTLAERFDDIETTPENLLMWFHHVPWGHEMDSGRPFWDELVYRYQMGVQYVTWMRRTWDSLEPSLDARRFGEVKAKLARHEADAEMWRDECVSYWQTFSGREMPTDDGPTSIAVEIDGRTYDGFDLSLDEYTLDVPDGTSPRITEVETADPRATYDIVEQADGIPGRAVVEVETEGFFGPLLKRYVLKLE, from the coding sequence ATGCGCGTACTCCCCATCCGGCCGGCACGTCCGCTGGCACTTCTCACCGTTCTCGCCCTGGCTCTCACCATGCTCGCGGTCGCCTCGGCGTCCCCCGCGAAGGCTGCCGGCGGCCCTGCCCCTTATCCCGATGACTACGACGGCTCCCAGATGTGGCTGGGCTACCGGCCCGTCGAGGACGAGCGGCGGCTGGCGGAGTACCGATCGCTGGCCAGCTCGATCGTCGTCGAGAACGCCACCGCCGACCCCGTCCACCGGCACACCGACGATCTGGGGATCGAGCCTGGCGGAAGCGAGAAGCTGGTCACCTCGAGCCTGGAGGCGGCTCGCGAGGAGCTGATCCGCGGGCTCGGCGGCATGCTTGGCACCGACATCCCCGTCGCCGAGGACGTCTCCCCCGGCGCGGTCGTCGTCGGCACCCCGACCTCATCCCAGGTCGTACGCAGCGAGATCCCGGCCCGCGACCTCGGCCGTCTGGGGTCCGAGGGCTATCTGATCCGTTCGGTCGGCGGCCACACCGTCATCGCAGGCAACACCGAGGTGGCCGCACTGTACGGAACCTACGGCTTCCTCCGGCTGATGCAGACCGGCAGGCCGATCAGCCGGGTGAACGACGTCGAGGTGCCCAGGGTCCAGGACCGGTGGATCGACAACTGGGACGTCGAGCGGCTCTACGCCGGCAACGCCGACACCGCGAAGGGCCCCAACACCGGCGGGCTGGCCGGCGAGGACGGCTCGATCTTCAACTTCGCGGCGACCGGCGAGAGCGCCGACAGGAACCTGCCGGTGATCCTGGACCGCTACGTGACCGTGGCCCGGGCGCTGGCGTCGGTCGGGATCAACGGCTTCAACATCAACAACGTCAACGCCAGGAACGCCTACATCACCCCGGAGTACATCGAGCAGGAGGCGGCGCTGGCCGACGCCCTGCGGCCCTACGGGATCAAGCTCGCCCTCTCGATCCGTTACGACGCACCGACCGACCAGCGATTCGCCCCGGACACGCTCACCCGTGACCAGCTCGACCCGACCCAGGCGCCGTTCCGGGACTGGTGGACCCGCAGGGCCACCATGATCAAGGAGGCGATCCCGGACTTCGCCGGGTTCACCGTCAAGGCCAACTCCGAGGGGCAGCCCGGCCCGCAGGACTTCGGGTTCGACCACGGCGACGGCGCCAACGGCATGGCCGCGGCCGTCGAGCCGCTGGGGATGCAGATCAAGTGGCGTACGTTCGTCTACAACGCCGACGTCGACGAGGACCGGCTGAAGCGCGCCTACCTCGAGTTCGGGCCGATCGACGACGAGGTGCAGCCGGACGGGTCCCGCGGACGGATCGCCGACAACGTCTTCCTGCAGACGAAGAACGGGCCGTTGGACTTCCAGGCGCGCGAGCCGGTCAACCCGATGTTCGGGCGGATGGAGAACACCAATCAGGCCATCGAGCTGCAGATCACGCAGGAATACACCGGTCAGTCGACGATGCTCGCCTACCTCGGCCCGATGTGGCAGGAGGTGTTCAACGCCGACACCGGTGCGACCGACGAGTCCGGCCGGCTGCTGCCGAAGCGGAAGGTCGGGCACATCGTCGACGGCACCGCCCAGGGCCAGGAGCGGACCGCGATCGTCGGCGTCGGCAACCTCGGCAACGCCGACAACCTCACCGGTCACCACTTCTCCCAGTCCAACCTGTTCGCCTTCGGACGGATGGCGTGGGACTGGACCCTGGACTCGCGCGGGATCGCGGATGACTGGACCCGGATGACCTGGAGCGGTGACAGCAGGACCGTCAACAAGATCGTCGCGATGATGATGGGTTCGTGGGAGTCGGTGGTCAGCTACCAGACCCCGCTCGGCATCGGCCACCAGTTCGGCGCCGACATCCACTACGAGCCGGGACCGGAGGAGACTCTGGGCCGCCCGGACTGGAGCCCGACCTACTACAACCGGGCCGACTCCGTCGGGCTCGGCTACGACCGCTCGGCAGGCGGCAGCGGCTACTCGGGGCAGTACTTCCCCACGCTGGCCGAGCGCTTCGACGACATCGAGACGACCCCGGAGAACCTGCTCATGTGGTTCCACCACGTCCCGTGGGGCCACGAGATGGACAGCGGCCGGCCGTTCTGGGACGAGCTGGTCTACCGCTACCAGATGGGCGTCCAGTACGTCACCTGGATGCGCCGCACCTGGGACTCCCTCGAGCCCTCTCTCGATGCACGACGGTTCGGCGAGGTGAAGGCCAAGCTCGCCCGGCACGAGGCCGACGCCGAGATGTGGCGCGACGAGTGCGTCTCCTACTGGCAGACCTTCTCCGGCCGCGAGATGCCCACCGACGACGGACCGACCTCCATCGCGGTCGAGATCGACGGGAGGACGTACGACGGCTTCGACCTGTCGCTGGACGAGTACACGCTCGACGTGCCCGACGGGACCTCGCCGAGGATCACCGAGGTCGAGACGGCCGATCCCCGGGCGACGTATGACATCGTCGAGCAGGCCGACGGGATCCCGGGCCGGGCGGTCGTCGAGGTCGAGACGGAAGGCTTCTTCGGCCCGCTGCTGAAGAGGTACGTCCTGAAGCTCGAGTGA
- a CDS encoding SatD family protein: MAAVATVIGDLVGSRHKPDRAQVHEAFSDAIETINSEWQPVTPLRITVGDEFQGAFETVGTAIRAAFRVRIALATVVDVRHGISWGETRVLREEPRVEDGPGWWSARAAIEAAEAAENKAASRSVRTWYQPVAGAGGPAPAAVNAALIARDELFSRLDDSSVSVLSGMLSGMSQKAMAAELDITPSAVSQRVRRDGIAVIVRADELLGEVR, translated from the coding sequence ATGGCAGCTGTAGCAACTGTGATCGGCGACCTCGTCGGCTCGCGGCACAAGCCCGACCGCGCCCAGGTCCACGAGGCGTTCTCGGACGCCATCGAGACGATCAACAGCGAGTGGCAGCCGGTCACGCCCCTGCGGATCACGGTCGGCGACGAGTTCCAGGGAGCGTTCGAGACCGTGGGCACCGCCATCCGGGCCGCGTTCCGCGTGCGGATCGCGCTGGCCACCGTCGTCGACGTACGCCACGGCATCAGCTGGGGCGAGACGCGGGTGCTCCGCGAGGAGCCGAGGGTCGAGGACGGACCGGGCTGGTGGTCGGCGCGGGCGGCGATCGAGGCGGCGGAGGCCGCTGAGAACAAGGCGGCCTCGCGCAGCGTACGGACCTGGTACCAGCCGGTGGCCGGCGCGGGCGGTCCCGCTCCCGCCGCGGTCAACGCCGCTCTGATCGCGCGCGACGAGCTGTTCTCCCGGCTGGATGACTCCTCGGTGTCGGTGCTTTCTGGCATGCTCTCCGGCATGTCTCAGAAGGCGATGGCCGCCGAGCTCGACATCACCCCCTCCGCGGTCTCCCAGCGGGTGCGCCGCGACGGCATCGCCGTGATCGTGCGCGCCGACGAGCTGTTGGGGGAGGTGCGATGA